GCTGGTGCGCCAGATTTCCTGATGGTTGATGTTAGTGTGCAGGTTCATGATGTCCTTGCGCACTTTGATAGCCATGATGACTTCTTCCAGTGAACAGTTACCGGCCCGTTCGCCGATGCCGTTCATCGCGCCTTCAACCTGGCGGGCGCCCGCGTGAACTGCGGCCATTGCATTACCTACGGCCAGACCCAAATCGTCGTGGGTATGCACGGAAATAATCGCTTTATCAATGTTCGGTACGCGCTCATACAAACCGGTGATGATATTGGAGAACTCAAACGGCATGGTGTAGCCGACGGTGTCAGGAATGTTAATGGTGGTTGCGCCTGCGTTGATCGCGGCTTCAACTACCCGAGCCAAATCAGCAATCGGAGTACGGCCAGCATCTTCACAGGAAAACTCTACGTCATCGGTATAATTGCGGGCGCGTTTAACCATATAAATGGCGCGTTCAATCACTTCGTCCAGCGTACTGCGCAGCTTGGTGGCGATGTGCATTGGCGAGGTGGCGATGAAAGTATGAATACGGAAGGCTTCAGCGACTTTTAAGGATTCAGCTGCAACATCAATATCTTTCTCAACGCAGCGGGCCAGGCCGCAAACACGACTGTTTTTGATATTGCGGGCAATAGTCTGTACAGATTCGAAATCGCCTGGGGAAGAGACAGGGAAACCGACTTCCATGACGTCAACGCCCATGCGCTCCAGCGCCATAGCGATCTGCAATTTCTCTTTTACACTCAGGCTTGCCTGTAAAGCCTGTTCGCCGTCGCGCAATGTAGTATCGAAAATAATGACTTGCTGGCTCATTGTTCGGTCCTTTATCTGTCTGGGCGCCTTCGCGACGAGCATAAAAAAACCCGCGCATTGGCGCGGGTTTTTTCTGTCTGAAGGCTTGAATCAATACTGATTGTCGCCCACCAGTCTACCGCGCAAATAAGATGCGTTTAGTAGTAGACCAAGTAGGCGGACGGTGCGATTCATGTTTCAAGCCCTGTGCAATTTCGTGATGTATTTATTGGTACTTGATCTCAACGCAGGTGTCAACCTTTAGGCGGGGAGTGAGATCTCAGGAAGGATGAGCAGGTGGTGTTTGCTCAGTGAAAAACACTGTTAACGTAACTTTTCTTAATATATTAATTAATAGCAAATGAAATAATATCACCTGATAATATGTTGGGTTTTTGAGGTTCATCATTATAAATATGACCAAACTCACGGTTTGTCCCTTGTTCGACGGGGATCTTAATTTTCGTTAGATACCGTGAATCTTTATATATAGATCCTTGGGGGATGTTTCGTTACCGTCAATAATAAGCGCACTGGCCACGCCTGTTGTTAAAAATGAAGTAGGGCAGGAAATACAAAAAATGAGCTTCGAGTTTGTGTCTTGTGCAATAGACTCCCATTCATTACTGGAGTGAAAAATGGATTGCAGAATAAATAAACGTCGGGAGGCGCGGGATACCATACAGCCACGGCGACATAATCTGGACTTAAATTTACTGACTGTTTTTGATTTGCTACTGAGAGCTTGCGCTCAGCCACGCTGTGACGCGACTGTAAACGACCTTCAGTGATGAGCTATTTGTCGGTAACGGGCGAACTATACAAGCCGCGGCCAGAGTGCTTCAGTTTGATGACGTCATTCGTGATGCCTTACAGATGGTCCGGAATGAGCCACGAGCAGCGAATC
This Klebsiella michiganensis DNA region includes the following protein-coding sequences:
- a CDS encoding 2-isopropylmalate synthase is translated as MSQQVIIFDTTLRDGEQALQASLSVKEKLQIAMALERMGVDVMEVGFPVSSPGDFESVQTIARNIKNSRVCGLARCVEKDIDVAAESLKVAEAFRIHTFIATSPMHIATKLRSTLDEVIERAIYMVKRARNYTDDVEFSCEDAGRTPIADLARVVEAAINAGATTINIPDTVGYTMPFEFSNIITGLYERVPNIDKAIISVHTHDDLGLAVGNAMAAVHAGARQVEGAMNGIGERAGNCSLEEVIMAIKVRKDIMNLHTNINHQEIWRTSQMVSQICNMPIPANKAIVGTGAFAHSSGIHQDGVLKNRENYEIMTPESIGLNQVQLNLTSRSGRAAVKHRMDEMGYKEADYNLDNLYDAFLKLADKKGQVFDYDLEALAFINKQQEEPEHFSLDYFSVQSGSNGIATASVKLVCGEEIKAEAANGNGPVDAVYQAINRITEYNIELVKYSLTAKGQGKDALGQVDIVVDYNGRRFHGVGLTTDIVESSAKAMVHVLNNIWRAGEVEKELQRKAQHQNKEQNQETV